DNA from Petropleomorpha daqingensis:
CTCGTGGTCGGCAGCCGTGGCCGCGGCGGGTTCACGGGCATGCTGCTCGGCTCGACCAGCCAGCACGTCATCGCCCGGGCCGCGTGCCCGGTCGTCGTCGTCCGAGCTCCTGAGTCCGCGCGGGACACGATCGGATGAAGGACCGCCTCGTCCTGGCGTGATCGATTCCGCCGGGGGTATCGAGCGCCTCATGCGGAGCGGAACGCGGAGCAGAGGCGGCAGCATCGTGGCCACCGTCCTGGTGATCTGGCTGATCATCGGTGTGATCGCAGCATTCCAGCGCGGCTACTTCAGCAGCGCGGACACCAACTGCGCCGGGGTCACCACGACCCTGGTGACGATCGTGGCGGGGCCGCTGAACTACGTCGGGGTCAACCCGAAGGTCGGCTGTCCGTCGGTGCCGCAGCCGAGCCAGTGACCCGCCCGGACTGCTGAACGACCGGCGCCCCGGCCCCGCGCGTGGCGGGACGGGGGCGCCGGTCGTGGTGCTACTGCGCGATCAGCTGCAACCGCTGGTCGAGCCGCAGCCCTCGCAGACGTAGCAGCTGCCGGCGGGGCGCATCTTCGTGCCGCAGGTCATGCACAGCGGCGCGTCGGTGGCGGTGCCGGTGACCAGCTCGAGCAGCTCGGCCGAGGAGTGGGCCTCCTTGATCGGCTTCTCGGCCGCCTTCGACGACCCGGCCTCGGGCTTGCGCTCGTCGGTCGGCGCCGAGCCGCGCAGCGCCTCGAGGTCGACCTCCTCCTCGACCACGTCGGCGGTCGACGCGGAGCCGCCGTAGGTGCCCGCCACCTGGGCGGCCCGCTCCTCGGCGCTGAAGATGCCGAGGGTCGCGCGGGTGTCCACCGGCAGGTGGTCGAGCGCCAGGCGCCGGAAGATGTAGTCCATCACCGACTGGGCGATCCGGATGTCCGGGTCGTCGGTCATGCCGGCCGGCTCGAACCGCATGTTGGTGAACTTCTGGATGTAGGTCTCCAGCGGCACACCGTGCTGCAGCGCGATGGACAGCGCGATCGAGAAGGCGTCCATGACACCGGCCAGGGTCGAGCCCTGCTTGCCGAGCTTCAGGAACACCTCGCCGAGGCTGCCGTCCTCGTACATGCCGGCGGTCATGTAGCCCTCGGCGCCGGCGACGCTGAACGACGTCGTGACGCTCGTCCGCTTCTTCGGCAGCCGCTTGCGCACCGGGTGCGACAGCGCGGCCGGAGCCTCCGCCTTGACCTCGGCTCCACCCTCAGAGCTGGCCTTCTTGGCCTTCGCGTCGGACAGCGGCTGGCCGACCTTGCAGTTGTCGCGGTAGATCGCCAGCGCCTTGAGGCCGAGCTTCCAGCCCTGGAAGTAGATGTTCTCGACGTCCTCGACGGTGGCCGACTCCGGCATGTTGACCGTCTTGCTGATGGCGCCGGAGATGAACGGCTGGACGGCCGCCATCATCCGCACGTGGCCCATCGGCGAGATGGCCCGCTCACCCATCGCGCAGTCGAACACCTCGTAGTGCTCCGGGCGCAGGCTCGGGGCGTTGACGACGTGGCCGTGCTCGGCGATGAACTCGACGATCGCCTCGATCTGCTCGCCCTGGTAGCCGAGGCTCTTCAGCGCCCGCGGCACCGTCTGGTTGACGATCTGCATGGAGCCGCCGCCGACCAGCTTCTTGAACTTGACCAGCGAGAAGTCCGGCTCGATGCCGGTCGTGTCGCAGTCCATCATGAAGCCGATGGTCCCGGTGGGGGCGAGGACCGAGGCCTGGGCGTTGCGCCAGCCGTTGTCGGCACCGATCGCCAGGCACTCCTGCCACTCGGCGGTGGCCGCCTTGAGCACGTCGGCGTCGTCGGCACCGACCGGGCGGATCGCGTCGTTGGCCGCGGCGTGCTTGCGCATGACCCGGGCGTGCGCGTCGGCGTTGCGGGCGTAGCCGTCGTAGGCACCCACGATGCCGGCCAGCTCGGCCGAGCGGCGGTAGGCCGTGCCGGTCATCAGCGAGGTGATCGCCGCGGCGAGGGTCTGGCCGCCGCGCGAGTCGTACGCGTGGCCGGTCGCCATGAGCAGCGCGCCGAGGTTGGCGTAGCCGATGCCCAGCTGGCGGTAGGCCCGTGTGGTCTCGCCGATCGGCTCGGTCGGGAAGTCGGCGAAGCAGATCGAGATGTCCATCGCGGTGATGACCAGCTCGACGGCCTTGACGAAGTTCTTCGAGTCGAACGTGCCGTCGGCCTTGAGGAACTTCATCAGGTTCAACGACGCCAGGTTGCACGAGCTGTTGTCCAGGCTCATGTACTCCGAGCACGGGTTGGACGCGTTGATCCGCCCGGTCTCGGGGTTGGTGTGCCAGTCGTTGATCGTGTCGTCGTACTGGATACCGGGGTCGGCGCACTCCCACGCGGCCTGGGTGACCTTGCGGAAGAGGTCCTTGGCGTCGACGGTCTCGATGACCGCGCCGTCCTGCCGGGCGCGCAGCCCGAACTCGGTGCCGTCCTCGACCGCACGCATGAACTCGTCGGAGACCCGGACCGAGTTGTTGGCGTTCTGGTACTGGACGCTGGTGATGTCCTTGCCGCCGAGGTCCATGTCGTACCCGGCGTCGCGCAGCGCGCGGATCTTGTCCTCCTCGCGCGCCTTGGTCTCGATGAACTCCTCGATGTCGGGGTGGTCGATGTCGAGGACGACCATCTTGGCCGCACGGCGGGTGGCGCCACCGGACTTGATGGTCCCGGCGGAGGCGTCGGCCCCGCGCATGAAGCTGACCGGGCCCGAGGCGGTGCCACCGGAGGAGAGCAGCTCCTTCGAGGAGCGGATGCGGGAGAGGTTGAGGCCGGCGCCCGAGCCGCCCTTGAAGATCAGGCCCTCTTCCCGGTACCAGTTCAGGATCGAGTCCATCGTGTCGTCGACGGCGAGGATGAAGCAGGCGCTGACCTGCTGCGGCGCGCTCGTGCCGACGTTGAACCAGACCGGCGAGTTGAAGCTGAAGTACTGGTGCAGCAGCATCCACGTCAGCTCGTGCTCGAAGATCTCGGCGTCGCCCTCGGTGGCGAAGTAGCCGTGCTCGCGGCCGGCCGCACCGTAGGTGAGCACCACCCGGTCGATGAGCTGGCGCAGGCTGTTCTCGCGCTGCGGGCTGCCGACGGCACCACGGAAGTACTTCGTGGTGACGATGTTGGTCGCGTTGATGCTCCACTCGGAGGGGAACTCCACGCCGCGCTGCTCGAAGTTGATCGAGCCGTCACGCCAGTTGGTCATGACGACGTCGCGGCGCTCCCAGGTCACCTCGTCGTACGGGTGCACACCAGGCGTGGTGAAGACGCGCTTGACCTTCAGGCCCTTCCCCCGGGCTGGCGCCTTGCCCCCGCGGCGGGCGCGGCCGGAGGACAGGCGGTCATCGGTCTCGGTCATGAGATGGAGCTCTCCCTAGGTGCGGCAGCGGCTGGGGAAGAACCGCAGATGTGTGCTGCTCGGACTGGTGTATCGGTTGGTACTGACAGTTCTCAGGTGCCGGCGGCGGTGCCGGCCGAGCTCCGCCCGCCGCGGCGGCGGGACGGCGGGAGGTCGGGCTGCATGCCCGGCAGCGGCGGCGTGCCGCCCGGCAGGTGCCGGCTCCGGAGCTCGTCGATCTCCTTCTCGAAGTCCTCGAGCGAGTCGAAGGCGCGGTAGACGCTGGCGAAGCGGAGGTAGGCCACCTCGTCGAGCTCGCGCAGCGGCCGCAGGATGGACAGCCCCACCTCGTGGCTGGGGACCTCGGCCACGCCGGTGGCGCGGATCGCGTCCTCCACCTGCTGGGCGAGCTTCTGCAGCTGGTCCTCGTCCACGGGCCGTCCCTGGCAGGCACGCCGCACGCCGGCGACGACCTTGGACCGGTTGAACGGCTCGCTGACCCCGCTGCGCTTGACGACGGCGAGCACCGCCTCCTCGACGGTGGTGAACCGCCGCCCGCAGCCGGGGCAGGAACGACGCCGCCGGGTGGTCGCTCCCTCGTCGGCCTCCCGCGAGTCGATGACCCGGCTGTCGGGGTTGTGGCAGAACGGGCACCGCACGGCGATCACCCCCCTCTCGGGCTGTCCCTCAGGGCTGCTGCCCACCGCCGCCCTGTGGACTCCGCTGGGGACATCTCGTGGATGTCCGGGGGAGAACGTGGGGATCGGCTGTGGACACGCTTACAACCCTGTAACTACTAGATGTAGGGGAACCCTAGGTCGGGCTCCACTACATGTGCAAGAGCAAACCCGCGTGTCCTGTTCCGTCGAGACCCGCTCGTGACCAGCCGCAACAACCTGCCGCAGGAGTCACACGACACGCCGCGGACGCGCCGGACCGAGTGGCCGGACGTGCGGTAGAGGGGCATGCTGCGCGGCCCGCCGTGGGCGACCCACGGCGCGGCCGGCGACGGCCGGACGGGTGGCTCAGACGCCGGTGAGCGTGTCGTCCCAGCGCGCGGCGCGCGGCGTCGGCACCGCAGCGGCCCGGGCCGAGCCGGACAGCCCTGCAGCGTCGAGCCGCATCGGGCGGGTGAGCAGATCGGGCTCACCGAGACCGGGCCACGTGTCGTCGGAGCGGGCGCCCCAGGACTCGGCCGCTCGACCCTCGGGGGTGCGGGCCTGCGCGGCGGAGGACTCGACCAGGGTGGGCCACGTGCCCGTGTCGGCGGCCCGGTGCCGCCCGGACCCGGACGGCGACGCGGGCGCGCGGTGCCGGCCGGCGCCGATCACGGAGAACTCCGCCGTCTCACCGACGACCCGGGACTCCGCCCGACGACGGCCCGCGGGGTGGCTCGCGCGGCTGGCGCTCTCGTCCCGGATCGCCGGGAAGCCGCGGGTGGCGGTCAACTCGAGGTCCGACCGGGGCACCGGCGCGACGGCGGGACGTCCGCGACGCGGCGAGCCGCTCCCGGAGACATCGGCCAGGCGCAGGCTCCGGGTCGCCGCGGCGTCGTCGACCGGGGCGACGGGAGCAGGAGCGGCCAGCGTCAGGTGGCGCTCCGGCAGCCGGACGCACTCGAGGTCGGTCCACACCGACTCCTCCGCGCCGCCGACGGCCAGCCGGACCCACACCTGGCAACCGCCGGTGTCGTCGTGCCGCCAGCCGAGCATCGAGCCGGGGAGCCACTCCCCCGCCGAGTAGATCTCGACGTCCTGCGGGGAGCTGGTGAACACCGCTGCACGACTTTCCATGGCGCCTGACACCCGACGACCGTAAGCGGTGGAGTGAGTACACAGCGTCAAGACGCGAGCACTGAGGGTTGACGAAGTCGGCCCCTCGACATTGTGGGTGTCTTGCCGAAACGGGACGGCCGCGGGCCGGCGACCGTCGGGCCGCCGTGGCGTCACGGCAGCTGCAGGGTCTGGCCGACCTGCAGGTCGGCACCGGCGAGGTGGTTGAGCCGCTGGATCTCGTCGACGACCTCGCGCACGTCGCGGTCACCCGCGACCGACGAGGCGACCGACCACAGCGTGTCACCCGGCTCGACGGTCACGGTGCTCACCCCCGTCAGCCGCAGATCGCCGCCGTCGCCGCCGGCCAGGAGCGGGCCGACCCAGGAGCCGAGCGCCACACCCAGCGCCAGCGCGAGGACCACCGCCAGCCTGCGGGCCCGGCGGGTCGGCCGGAGCCGGCCGGTGACCGGCCGCCGCATCGGGGCGCAGCCACCCCGGACCGGGGGTCGCGGCGCCGGGCGCGCGGGGACACGGGGCGCCGCCGCACGGGCCGGGCGGGGTGCCGTGTCGGCCGCCCGCGCCGGACCCGAGCGGGCGACGCGGTCGCGGTAGGCCCCCGGCCGGGTGGGCGGGCGCCGCTCCGCGGGACCGTCGGTCGGGACGAGCCGCAGCGCGGGCCGCCACGGCGCCTGCACCGACTCGTCGAACTCCAGGACCGCCTGCTGCACGCTTCCCACGACGTCTCCTCCCGACCGGTTCGAACACTCGAACGTCTGTTCGATTCGAACGTGTGTCCGATGTCTACCGGATGACGCCGACAGAAGCGACCCGACACGTCACGACTTCGAACGTGTGTTTGAAGAATCCGGTCGGTGGCGCTACGGTGAGCCACCGAGGACGAACGGACTGCGCGGGCACCGGAGAGCCGGAGCCGGCGGCGAGGAGGAGACGTGGCGACCAGCAGGGGGACGTCGGGCGGACGCCGGAGCTCCGGCGAGACGACGACGAGCGAGACCACGGCCGCGGTCCGGGCCCTCCCCGACCGCACCGACGCCGGCGACGGCCTCACCCAGCGGCAGCGCCGCGTGCTCGAGGTCATCCGCGACTCCATCGAGCGCCGCGGTTACCCGCCCTCGGTGCGCGAGATCGGCGAGGCGGTCGGGCTGTCCTCGGCCTCCTCGGTCGCCCACCAGCTCTCGGTGCTGCAGAAGAAGGGCTGGCTACGCCGCGACCCCAACCGGCCGCGCGCCCTCGACGTCCGCCTGCCCGGTGAGCAGTCCGTCGCCGCCGCCACGACCGCGGTGCCGGCCGGCGACGACGCCGTGCCCGCCCCCACCTACGTGCCGCTCGTCGGCCGGATCGCCGCCGGTGGGCCGGTGCTCGCCGAGCAGGCGGTGGAGGACGTCTTCCCGCTCCCGCGCGAACTGGTCGGCGAGGGGACGCTGTTCATGCTCAAGGTGGTCGGCGACTCGATGGTCGAGGCGGCCATCTGCGACGGCGACTGGGTCGTGATCCGGCAGCAGCAGCACGCCGAGCAGGGCGAGATCGTCGCGGCCATGATCGACGGCGAGGCGACGGTCAAGACCTACAAGCGCCGCGACGGGCACGTGTGGCTGCTGCCGCACAACCCGGCGTACGAGCCCATCCCGGGCGACGACGCGACCATCCTGGGCCGGGTCGTCAGCGTCCTGCGCCGGGTCTGAGCCCGGCGGTCCGCCCGCGGCGGCGCCGGATCACGTGCCGCCGCGGCGGCGGATCAGGTGCCGCCGCGGCGGCGGATCAGCAGACCGCCGATCCACACGACGACGGTCGCGACGGCGGCCGCGATCAGCCCGGCGGTGAAGGCAGGCGGCCCCGAGTCCGGCGCGGTCGCCGCCGTCGCGGCGGACGCGGCCGCGGCAACCGGTTCCAGGGCAGCGGTCGCCGGGACCAGCGTGACGTCGCCGGGCACCCCCTCCCCCGCGACGACCAGCTGGCGGTCGTCGGCGCTGAAGCTGATGGCCTCCCCCTGCGGCGCCGGCGGGAGCGCGATCCGCACCGGGGTGCCGGCCAGCGCGGTCGGCACGTCGGCGTTCGACAGCGGCCAGACGTAGGCGTCGGTGTAGGTGCGCAGGGCGATCATCGTGCCGTCGCGGGACACCGCTCCCCCGGTCGCCATGAGCTGACCGGCCCGGCCGACCGGGCCGCCCTCGGTGCCGGTGAGCGTGAAGTTCACCTGGGCCACCCGCTGCAGCGGCGTGACAACCCCCTCGGCCAGCGGTGCCGACGGTTTGTAGACGCCGCTCGCGCCGAGGATCTCCTTGGTCACGATGTACGCGGTGCCGTCGGGCGCCAGCAGCAGGGACTCCGCGTCGTGCGGCCCGTCGGGGTAGCTCATCCGGTAGATGGCGGTGGACCCGTCGGGGTGCAGTGCCAGCAGGGCCACGGTCGAGCGGTCGACCCGGTTGTCCCCGATGTCGGCGAGGTAGACCGTGCCGTCGGGGCCGAGCGCCAGGTCCTCCGGGTCGTACGGGTCGACCGGCGCGGTGCGCACGTCGACCACGGCGCAGCTCATGTCGAGCACGTAGACGGTGAGCTCGTCCCCGCCGTCGTTCATCGCCAGCATCGTGTCGCCGGTGACGACCAGGCCGGACAGCTCCGGCAGCCGGGTGTCGGTGACCTGGCAGATCGTCGAGGGCTGGCCGGTCTCGGCCGCGGCCTGCGCGGGCGCCGCCGCAGCGGGCGAGGCGGCGGCGAACACGAGGGCGCCGACCGCGCCGGCGCAGAGCAGACGCGGCCACACGCGACTAGGGCGACCGCCGGCCTGCTCGGGCACGTACCCAGCGTGACAGAACGAGCGCGTCGAGTGCATGCACCACGCCCAACAGCAGGATCCCCACCGCCCCGCCCACGACCGCGTCGGTGACCCAGTGGAAATCCAGGGACACCATGGCCAGCGCGGTCGCGACCGGCCCCAGCACCGACAGCCACTTCAGCGTCCGCTGGACCGGCAGGGGTAGCCCGAACTCCACGGCCTGCCAGCGCGCGACACCCCACATCAGGACCGCGTTGGCCACGTGCCCCGACGGGAACGACTCGCCGTCCCGGTGGAAGAACGAGCCCGGATACCCCGGCGCGGTGCGCCCCGTGCCGTACTTGAAGCCGTAGATGACCGCGGTCAGCAGCGCCAATGCGAGCAGCACGCGCAGCAGCGGGAGCAGCGTGCGCCGGGTCCAGCAGACGTAGCCGACCAGGCCGGCCAGCACGATGAGGATGAATCCTCGGCCGCCGAGCTGGGTGACCCCCCAGACCGGCCAGTACCAGCCCGAGTCCTGGAGGTCCCAGGCGCTGACCACCTCGGAGACCCGCAGGTCCATCCACTCCAGCCAGCCCCGGCTGAGCAGGTCGACGGTGACGACGGCGGCGACCACCGCCGCCACGCCCAGCAACCACCAGGGCGGGCGCCCCACGGAGACCGGGGACCCGGCGTCCGGCCGGCCCGAGGAGACGGCGACGGCCGCGTCCTCGGGCTTCCGCACCGCGCCGCTCGTCACGGCGTCACGGTACCGGTCCGTGACCCGGCCGTGATCTGGACCGACCCGATCGGGGGCAAACCGCCAGGTCAGCCGACCGGCGCGGCGAACTCCTCGAGGGCCGCCGCCAGCGCCCCGTCGACGCGGGCGGTCAGCCGCGTGCCGCCCTCCTCGTGCCGTTCGGAGAGCACCTCGCCGTCCCGGTGCATGCGCGCGACCAGATCGCCCCGCCCGTAGGGCACGAGCACCTCGACGTCGATCGCCGGATGCGGCAGCCGGGCGCCGACCGCCTCGCGCAGCTGGTCGATGCCGTGCCCGGTCCGCGCCGAGACCCAGATCGCGCCCGGCAGCGCCTGCCGCAGGGCCAGCACATCGTCCTCGGTCATCGCGTCGACCTTGTTGACGACGATCAGCTCGGGCACCGACCGGGCGTCGATGTCGGCCAGCACCGTGCGCACGGCCTGGATCTGGCCGAGCGGGTCGGGGTCGGAGCCGTCGACCACGTGCAGCAGCAGGTCGGCGGCGGCGACCTCCTCCAGCGTCGAGCGGAACGCGTCGACCAGCTGGTGCGGCAGGTGCCGGACGAAGCCGACGGTGTCGGTGAGCGTGTACTCGCGGCCGTCCGGCGACTCGGCCCGGCGCACGGTCGGGTCGAGGGTGGCGAACAGCGCGTTCTCGACCAGCACGCCCGCGCCGGTCAGCCGGTTGAGCAGGCTGGACTTCCCGGCGTTGGTGTACCCGGCGATCGCCACGCTCGGGACGGCGTTGCGGCCGCGGCCGGCCCGCTGGGTCGCCCGGGCGGTGGCCATGCCGGCGATCTCGCGGCGCAGCTTGCTCATGCGGGCGCGGATCCGCCGCCGGTCGGTCTCGATCTTCGTCTCACCCGGACCGCGGGTACCGATGCCGCCACCGCCGGCGACCCGGCCGCCTGCCTGCCGGGACAGAGACTCACCCCAGCCGCGCAGCCGCGGCAGCATGTACTGCATCTGGGCCAGCTCGACCTGGGCCTTGCCCTCCCGGCTGCTGGCGTGCTGGGCGAAGATGTCGAGGATCAGCGCCGTCCGGTCGACGACCTTGACCTTGAGGATCTTCTCGAGCGCGTTGAGCTGACCCGGGGTGAGCTCGCCGTCGCAGATCACGGTGTCGGCGCCGGTGGCCGCGACGATGTCGCGGATCTCCGCCGCCTTGCCGGAGCCGACGTAGGTGCCGGCATCGGGCGTGGAGCGGCGCTGGCTGACCGCCTCGAGGACGACGGAGCCGGCCGTCTCGGCGAGGGCGGCGAGCTCGGCGAGGGAGCGGTCCGCGTCGGCCGCCGTCCCCTCCGTCCAGACGCCGACGAGCACGACGCGCTCCAGGCGCAGCCGGCGGTACTCGACCTCGGTGATGTCGGCGAGCTCGGTCGAGAGCCCGGCGACGCGCCGGAGCGCGGTGCGCTCCTCGAGTGCGTACGAGCCGGTGGTGTCGTCCGGCTCGTCGAGCCTGCCGGTGTCGAAGCGGGGGTCTTCCAAGGGGGTGGCCATCGGGTCCAGCGTGACACGGGGGTCCGACGAGGTCACCTGGGTTTGTGCACTGGATGTCATCACCGGGTGCAACGCCTCAGGCCTCGGGATGCATCCCGAGGTACAGCGACCACCGCTTCGC
Protein-coding regions in this window:
- the lexA gene encoding transcriptional repressor LexA, giving the protein MATSRGTSGGRRSSGETTTSETTAAVRALPDRTDAGDGLTQRQRRVLEVIRDSIERRGYPPSVREIGEAVGLSSASSVAHQLSVLQKKGWLRRDPNRPRALDVRLPGEQSVAAATTAVPAGDDAVPAPTYVPLVGRIAAGGPVLAEQAVEDVFPLPRELVGEGTLFMLKVVGDSMVEAAICDGDWVVIRQQQHAEQGEIVAAMIDGEATVKTYKRRDGHVWLLPHNPAYEPIPGDDATILGRVVSVLRRV
- the hflX gene encoding GTPase HflX — protein: MATPLEDPRFDTGRLDEPDDTTGSYALEERTALRRVAGLSTELADITEVEYRRLRLERVVLVGVWTEGTAADADRSLAELAALAETAGSVVLEAVSQRRSTPDAGTYVGSGKAAEIRDIVAATGADTVICDGELTPGQLNALEKILKVKVVDRTALILDIFAQHASSREGKAQVELAQMQYMLPRLRGWGESLSRQAGGRVAGGGGIGTRGPGETKIETDRRRIRARMSKLRREIAGMATARATQRAGRGRNAVPSVAIAGYTNAGKSSLLNRLTGAGVLVENALFATLDPTVRRAESPDGREYTLTDTVGFVRHLPHQLVDAFRSTLEEVAAADLLLHVVDGSDPDPLGQIQAVRTVLADIDARSVPELIVVNKVDAMTEDDVLALRQALPGAIWVSARTGHGIDQLREAVGARLPHPAIDVEVLVPYGRGDLVARMHRDGEVLSERHEEGGTRLTARVDGALAAALEEFAAPVG
- a CDS encoding vitamin B12-dependent ribonucleotide reductase, translating into MTETDDRLSSGRARRGGKAPARGKGLKVKRVFTTPGVHPYDEVTWERRDVVMTNWRDGSINFEQRGVEFPSEWSINATNIVTTKYFRGAVGSPQRENSLRQLIDRVVLTYGAAGREHGYFATEGDAEIFEHELTWMLLHQYFSFNSPVWFNVGTSAPQQVSACFILAVDDTMDSILNWYREEGLIFKGGSGAGLNLSRIRSSKELLSSGGTASGPVSFMRGADASAGTIKSGGATRRAAKMVVLDIDHPDIEEFIETKAREEDKIRALRDAGYDMDLGGKDITSVQYQNANNSVRVSDEFMRAVEDGTEFGLRARQDGAVIETVDAKDLFRKVTQAAWECADPGIQYDDTINDWHTNPETGRINASNPCSEYMSLDNSSCNLASLNLMKFLKADGTFDSKNFVKAVELVITAMDISICFADFPTEPIGETTRAYRQLGIGYANLGALLMATGHAYDSRGGQTLAAAITSLMTGTAYRRSAELAGIVGAYDGYARNADAHARVMRKHAAANDAIRPVGADDADVLKAATAEWQECLAIGADNGWRNAQASVLAPTGTIGFMMDCDTTGIEPDFSLVKFKKLVGGGSMQIVNQTVPRALKSLGYQGEQIEAIVEFIAEHGHVVNAPSLRPEHYEVFDCAMGERAISPMGHVRMMAAVQPFISGAISKTVNMPESATVEDVENIYFQGWKLGLKALAIYRDNCKVGQPLSDAKAKKASSEGGAEVKAEAPAALSHPVRKRLPKKRTSVTTSFSVAGAEGYMTAGMYEDGSLGEVFLKLGKQGSTLAGVMDAFSIALSIALQHGVPLETYIQKFTNMRFEPAGMTDDPDIRIAQSVMDYIFRRLALDHLPVDTRATLGIFSAEERAAQVAGTYGGSASTADVVEEEVDLEALRGSAPTDERKPEAGSSKAAEKPIKEAHSSAELLELVTGTATDAPLCMTCGTKMRPAGSCYVCEGCGSTSGCS
- a CDS encoding LysM peptidoglycan-binding domain-containing protein, whose amino-acid sequence is MGSVQQAVLEFDESVQAPWRPALRLVPTDGPAERRPPTRPGAYRDRVARSGPARAADTAPRPARAAAPRVPARPAPRPPVRGGCAPMRRPVTGRLRPTRRARRLAVVLALALGVALGSWVGPLLAGGDGGDLRLTGVSTVTVEPGDTLWSVASSVAGDRDVREVVDEIQRLNHLAGADLQVGQTLQLP
- the nrdR gene encoding transcriptional regulator NrdR; the encoded protein is MIAVRCPFCHNPDSRVIDSREADEGATTRRRRSCPGCGRRFTTVEEAVLAVVKRSGVSEPFNRSKVVAGVRRACQGRPVDEDQLQKLAQQVEDAIRATGVAEVPSHEVGLSILRPLRELDEVAYLRFASVYRAFDSLEDFEKEIDELRSRHLPGGTPPLPGMQPDLPPSRRRGGRSSAGTAAGT
- a CDS encoding phosphatase PAP2 family protein — protein: MTSGAVRKPEDAAVAVSSGRPDAGSPVSVGRPPWWLLGVAAVVAAVVTVDLLSRGWLEWMDLRVSEVVSAWDLQDSGWYWPVWGVTQLGGRGFILIVLAGLVGYVCWTRRTLLPLLRVLLALALLTAVIYGFKYGTGRTAPGYPGSFFHRDGESFPSGHVANAVLMWGVARWQAVEFGLPLPVQRTLKWLSVLGPVATALAMVSLDFHWVTDAVVGGAVGILLLGVVHALDALVLSRWVRARAGRRSP